In one window of Aceticella autotrophica DNA:
- a CDS encoding double-cubane-cluster-containing anaerobic reductase translates to MSNYYELWKYLDIDIDRHDELMAILPDFFKDVYLSQKNRPEGMNYFNLVVSSIHGLRPKELVELRNKGKKVVGTFCVYVPDELVFAANAVSIGLCGGSQFWVPDGEKVLPKNLCPLIKSFTGAKLSKTCPFFQCSDILIGETTCDGKKKVWEILNKSIEIYVMNLPQMKREQEYKEWENELNLLKNKLESLTGIKVSNDMLASSIKMINNKRKALKRLYELRKQNPVPISGKDVLLISQIAFYDDPERFTQKVNVLCDELDERIKKGEGVFEKDAKRILITGTPMALPNWKLHHIVETSGAAVVCEETCTGTRYFENLVNENGTTLDEMIKNLAERYLETNCACFTPNTKRIEDILRLINEYKVDGVIGYNLQFCTPYAVEYYNVKKALEEKNIPILLIESDYTENDTQQIKTRVEAFIEMLK, encoded by the coding sequence ATGTCAAATTATTATGAACTTTGGAAATATCTTGACATAGATATAGACAGACATGATGAATTAATGGCGATTCTTCCGGATTTTTTTAAAGATGTATATCTGTCGCAAAAAAATAGACCGGAAGGGATGAATTATTTTAATTTAGTTGTTTCCTCGATACATGGATTACGTCCTAAGGAGCTTGTCGAGTTAAGAAATAAAGGCAAAAAGGTTGTTGGCACCTTCTGTGTCTATGTGCCTGATGAATTGGTTTTTGCTGCTAATGCCGTAAGTATAGGTCTTTGTGGAGGTTCTCAATTTTGGGTTCCAGATGGAGAAAAGGTTTTACCAAAAAATTTGTGTCCGTTGATTAAATCCTTTACAGGTGCAAAACTTTCAAAGACTTGTCCATTTTTCCAATGCAGTGATATACTAATAGGTGAAACAACCTGTGATGGTAAGAAAAAAGTATGGGAGATATTAAATAAATCAATTGAGATATATGTTATGAATTTACCGCAAATGAAAAGAGAGCAGGAATACAAAGAATGGGAAAATGAGCTTAATCTTTTGAAAAATAAGTTAGAAAGCTTGACAGGAATCAAGGTTTCAAATGATATGCTTGCAAGTTCAATTAAAATGATAAACAATAAAAGGAAGGCTTTAAAAAGGCTTTATGAACTAAGGAAACAAAATCCTGTACCTATTAGCGGCAAAGATGTCCTTTTGATTAGTCAAATAGCTTTTTATGATGACCCTGAACGGTTTACCCAAAAAGTGAATGTATTATGTGATGAATTGGATGAAAGAATAAAGAAAGGGGAAGGGGTCTTTGAAAAAGATGCAAAAAGGATTCTGATTACTGGAACTCCAATGGCACTTCCTAATTGGAAACTTCATCATATTGTGGAAACAAGTGGGGCAGCAGTGGTATGCGAAGAAACATGTACGGGTACAAGGTATTTTGAAAATCTTGTTAATGAAAATGGTACTACATTAGATGAGATGATAAAAAATTTAGCAGAAAGGTATCTTGAAACAAATTGTGCTTGTTTTACTCCAAACACTAAAAGAATTGAAGATATACTGAGGTTAATTAATGAATATAAAGTTGACGGGGTAATTGGATATAATTTACAATTTTGCACTCCTTATGCAGTTGAATATTATAATGTTAAAAAAGCTTTGGAGGAAAAAAATATTCCAATCCTTTTGATTGAATCTGATTACACCGAAAATGATACTCAGCAGATAAAGACAAGGGTTGAAGCTTTTATCGAAATGCTTAAGTAG
- a CDS encoding selenium metabolism-associated LysR family transcriptional regulator produces the protein MDFHQLKIFTKVAETKSFSKAARLIFLSQPTVSSHIIALEKELGVKLFDRIGRETILTPFGEILYEGAIKILSAKEETQLKLLRYMKKIEGELNIYSSSIPAVYFLPKIVREYLNSYPKVKTNIIQKDSMEVIDIISENGGIGIVGMYEEKRCLDYVPLWEDELVIISRYDSVSQNKKEISLSEILDKPFILREKTSGTRKTFEKYLYQVGLSVSHLRTVAEFCSSEAIINAVREGMGVSVVSYKAVSDYKKLNLINCYTIKDIRMLRKFYMILKKGITLSPNAETFSKFIQER, from the coding sequence ATGGATTTTCATCAGCTAAAAATATTTACAAAAGTAGCTGAAACAAAAAGTTTTTCAAAAGCAGCAAGGTTAATTTTTTTAAGTCAGCCGACAGTAAGCTCTCATATTATAGCATTAGAGAAGGAATTAGGTGTTAAGCTGTTTGATAGAATTGGCAGGGAAACGATATTAACACCTTTTGGAGAGATACTTTATGAGGGTGCTATTAAAATTTTAAGTGCGAAGGAAGAAACGCAGTTAAAATTATTAAGATATATGAAAAAAATTGAAGGGGAACTTAACATATATTCGAGTTCAATACCGGCAGTATATTTTCTTCCTAAAATAGTAAGAGAATATCTAAATTCTTATCCAAAGGTTAAAACAAATATTATACAAAAAGATTCAATGGAAGTAATTGATATTATAAGCGAAAATGGTGGAATAGGAATTGTTGGCATGTATGAAGAAAAAAGATGTTTAGATTATGTACCACTTTGGGAGGATGAATTAGTAATAATATCAAGATATGATTCAGTATCACAAAACAAAAAAGAAATCTCGTTATCGGAAATCCTTGACAAACCCTTTATTTTACGTGAAAAAACATCGGGTACACGAAAAACTTTTGAAAAATATCTATATCAAGTAGGTTTATCAGTGAGTCATTTAAGAACAGTTGCTGAATTTTGCAGTTCTGAAGCAATAATTAATGCTGTTAGAGAAGGAATGGGGGTTTCTGTTGTTTCTTATAAGGCTGTATCAGATTATAAAAAATTAAACCTTATAAACTGTTATACGATAAAAGATATAAGAATGTTAAGAAAATTTTATATGATACTTAAAAAAGGAATAACCTTATCACCAAATGCTGAAACATTTTCAAAATTTATACAAGAACGTTAA
- a CDS encoding CPBP family intramembrane glutamic endopeptidase, translating into MRPSEKDANKVYFIVLILLITIGAYVQRKSLYSGLVITEFMIVLLPVLLYLCFNRFDIKYVLRFNTIKMKHVILIVGITLCGWFISTFFALLTNLILSKVGHLPLSPIPIAESPYQLMLQIFIISGIAAFCEEILMRGLIMRSYEMRGSLKAIIISALLFSMLHLNIQNFLSILFLGFLLGYVVHRTDSIFAGMIGHFTNNTFTLVMSYIMAHYPKTASAPHVANIAFAVILFYGILVFGSAICLYFLLKLFIKSTNPYIIYSTTPVKEDLEILFHWPLSASILIFIFMITLEIMKIAGITVKLF; encoded by the coding sequence ATGAGACCCAGTGAAAAAGATGCTAATAAAGTATATTTTATCGTATTGATTCTGTTGATAACGATAGGTGCTTATGTGCAAAGGAAGTCCTTGTATTCAGGACTTGTAATTACGGAATTTATGATTGTGCTTTTGCCTGTTCTTTTATATTTATGTTTTAATAGATTTGATATAAAATATGTTTTGAGGTTTAATACGATAAAAATGAAACATGTTATTTTGATTGTCGGTATAACTTTATGTGGTTGGTTTATATCTACTTTCTTTGCTTTATTGACAAACTTAATTTTAAGCAAAGTCGGGCATCTTCCTTTATCGCCAATACCAATCGCTGAAAGTCCTTATCAGCTTATGTTGCAGATATTCATTATATCAGGTATAGCAGCATTTTGTGAAGAAATATTGATGAGGGGATTAATTATGAGAAGTTATGAAATGCGTGGATCATTAAAAGCTATAATAATATCAGCATTGTTATTTTCTATGCTGCATTTAAATATACAAAATTTTTTAAGTATATTGTTTCTTGGATTTTTGTTAGGATATGTCGTACATAGGACAGATTCGATATTTGCAGGAATGATAGGACATTTTACAAATAATACCTTTACTTTGGTTATGTCATATATTATGGCGCATTATCCAAAAACGGCTTCTGCACCGCATGTTGCAAATATAGCATTTGCAGTTATTTTATTTTATGGGATACTGGTATTTGGTTCTGCCATATGTTTATATTTTTTATTAAAGTTATTTATTAAATCTACAAATCCGTATATTATTTACAGTACAACACCTGTTAAAGAAGATTTAGAGATTTTATTTCATTGGCCTTTATCAGCATCAATATTGATTTTTATATTTATGATTACATTAGAAATTATGAAAATTGCCGGTATTACTGTAAAATTATTTTAG
- the murC gene encoding UDP-N-acetylmuramate--L-alanine ligase: MDINIEDFKRVHFIGIGGISMSGLAHILINAGHTVTGSDLKDSHIIKKLKTEGAVINIPHEAKNVDGANLVVYTAAVKQDNPEIIRAKELAIPLIDRATLLGQIMKKFKYGVAVAGSHGKTTATSLVSILLKEMNYDPTVLIGGEVDILGGNVRVGNSDYFITEACEYTDSFLKFYPYIAVILNVDSDHLDYFKNIENIKQSFTQFANLVPDNGFVVACGDDKNTMNVLQHINRNIITFGIENRCDWNAKDISFNKKGCPSFNAFYKGKNMGRYELSIVGKHNIYNALASLAVCNLLCADMSKTSEFIKKFKGTHRRFEEKGKINGITVIDDYAHHPTEIKATLLSAKNYPHERLICVFQPHTYSRTKSLLNGFAESFDDADIIIITDIYAAREKDTGLVNSKDLSELIAKRGKNVIYIESFTDIVNYLRNTAIPGDVIMTIGAGNIYEVGDMYLNLSKAVVGA; this comes from the coding sequence ATGGATATAAATATTGAAGATTTTAAAAGAGTACATTTCATAGGTATTGGTGGAATCAGCATGAGCGGTCTTGCTCATATACTTATAAATGCAGGACATACTGTTACGGGTTCTGACTTAAAAGATTCACATATTATAAAAAAACTCAAAACTGAGGGTGCAGTTATAAATATACCTCATGAAGCAAAAAATGTTGATGGTGCAAATTTGGTTGTATATACCGCCGCAGTTAAACAAGATAATCCTGAAATAATAAGAGCTAAAGAACTTGCTATCCCTTTAATAGACAGAGCTACATTATTAGGTCAGATAATGAAAAAATTTAAGTATGGTGTTGCTGTAGCCGGAAGCCATGGTAAAACAACCGCTACCTCTTTGGTTTCAATTCTATTGAAAGAAATGAATTACGACCCTACTGTATTAATAGGTGGAGAAGTCGATATACTAGGCGGAAATGTAAGAGTAGGCAATTCTGATTATTTTATAACAGAAGCCTGCGAGTATACCGACAGCTTTTTGAAATTTTACCCCTACATAGCTGTCATACTTAATGTCGATTCTGACCATCTTGATTATTTCAAAAATATAGAAAATATAAAACAATCCTTTACCCAATTTGCAAACCTTGTTCCAGATAACGGTTTTGTGGTTGCATGTGGTGACGATAAGAATACCATGAATGTCCTGCAACATATTAATCGTAATATAATAACATTTGGAATTGAAAATAGATGCGACTGGAATGCTAAAGATATATCTTTCAATAAAAAAGGCTGCCCTTCTTTTAATGCATTTTATAAAGGAAAAAACATGGGCAGATATGAACTCTCAATCGTCGGTAAGCACAATATATACAATGCATTAGCATCATTGGCGGTATGCAATTTGCTATGTGCCGATATGAGCAAAACCTCTGAATTTATAAAAAAATTCAAGGGGACCCATAGAAGATTTGAAGAAAAAGGGAAAATCAATGGTATCACAGTAATCGATGATTACGCACACCATCCAACTGAGATAAAAGCCACATTATTATCAGCTAAAAATTACCCACATGAGAGATTAATATGTGTATTCCAACCGCATACTTATTCAAGAACAAAATCACTTTTAAATGGCTTTGCTGAATCATTTGATGATGCAGATATCATAATAATAACAGATATATATGCAGCAAGAGAAAAAGATACCGGACTTGTTAATTCTAAAGATTTATCTGAATTAATTGCTAAAAGAGGTAAAAATGTAATTTATATAGAGTCTTTCACTGATATTGTTAACTACTTAAGAAATACTGCTATCCCTGGAGATGTAATAATGACAATAGGAGCAGGCAACATTTATGAGGTTGGCGATATGTATTTGAATCTGAGTAAAGCAGTAGTTGGTGCATAG
- the purR gene encoding pur operon repressor — MNVYKRYERVSAMLKILSDNPNTLYNLNYFMNMFNTAKSTASEDVEIINSVIEKFGFGKIITVSGAGGGIKYIPINSLYNYRSFVKEVCKSLEDKSRIIPGGFLYTTDLIYSPNIATKIGELLSFPFQEKSVDFVVTVETKGIPIALMCARALNVPLIIIRKDSKVTEGSSVSINYVSGSQKQIRSMSLSRRSLKRYSKVVLIDDFMKAGGTIKGMMELMEEFDAEVVGIGVMISTAMPMVKLISDYISLFILKEMDEYNGIIKMEISDWLK, encoded by the coding sequence ATGAATGTTTACAAAAGGTATGAAAGGGTTAGCGCAATGTTGAAAATATTATCAGATAACCCCAATACCCTATATAATCTTAATTATTTCATGAACATGTTTAATACTGCTAAATCTACTGCTTCTGAGGATGTAGAAATAATTAACAGTGTTATAGAAAAATTCGGCTTTGGTAAAATTATTACTGTTTCAGGTGCAGGAGGCGGGATAAAATATATTCCTATTAATAGTCTATATAATTATCGTTCTTTTGTGAAAGAAGTTTGCAAAAGTTTAGAGGATAAGTCAAGAATAATACCGGGAGGATTTTTGTATACAACAGATTTAATTTACTCCCCAAATATTGCAACAAAGATAGGAGAACTTCTTTCTTTTCCATTTCAGGAAAAGAGTGTGGATTTTGTTGTGACTGTTGAAACAAAAGGTATTCCCATAGCGTTAATGTGTGCAAGAGCATTAAATGTACCTCTTATAATAATAAGAAAGGATAGCAAAGTTACAGAAGGTTCATCTGTTTCGATAAATTATGTATCAGGTTCACAAAAGCAGATAAGGTCTATGTCCCTTTCAAGAAGGTCACTAAAAAGATATTCAAAAGTAGTACTTATAGATGATTTTATGAAAGCTGGTGGTACTATAAAGGGAATGATGGAGCTTATGGAAGAATTTGATGCAGAAGTTGTTGGTATTGGTGTTATGATTTCTACAGCAATGCCGATGGTAAAACTTATCAGTGATTATATATCATTATTTATATTAAAAGAAATGGATGAGTATAATGGCATTATAAAAATGGAAATAAGTGATTGGTTAAAGTAA
- the spoVG gene encoding septation regulator SpoVG yields the protein MEITDVRVRKINEEGKMRAVVSVTFDNEFVVHDIKVIEGQNGLFIAMPSRKTLEGEFKDIAHPINSETRAKIQNAILTEFEKVKEQDEPQSKE from the coding sequence ATGGAAATTACAGATGTTAGGGTGAGAAAAATCAATGAAGAAGGAAAGATGCGAGCTGTGGTTTCTGTAACCTTTGATAATGAATTTGTTGTTCATGATATTAAGGTTATAGAAGGACAGAATGGCCTGTTTATTGCTATGCCAAGCCGTAAAACACTGGAAGGTGAGTTTAAGGATATAGCACACCCGATCAATTCTGAAACAAGGGCAAAAATACAGAATGCCATACTTACAGAATTTGAAAAAGTTAAGGAACAGGATGAACCACAGAGCAAAGAATAA
- the glmU gene encoding bifunctional UDP-N-acetylglucosamine diphosphorylase/glucosamine-1-phosphate N-acetyltransferase GlmU, protein MENFSTLVLAAGLGKRMKSRHPKVVHKICGKAMIEWIIMNVKASGSDDIVVVVGHGAEEVKEILKDSVKYALQEKQLGTGHAAMLALSLLPDKGDIMILTGDTPLITADNLKEFMKFHSKKNNAVTILSAIINDPEGYGRIIRDKDGNVIKIVEHKDATEEQRNIHEINSGIYIIKAEYLKKSLGLIKNDNIQGEYYLTDAVEIIKEMGGRIGAFNVKPEEVMGVNSRIQLSQAEKIMQMRINYKLMDKGVTLINPENTIIGPDVEVGIDTIIFPGTLIEGKTVIGEDCEIGPNCHIVSSRIGNGCKIEYSEILESQLGENIKVGPYARIRPDSIIHDNVKMGNFVEIKKSVIGKGTKVPHLTYIGDAEVGKNVNMGCGSIVVNYDGKKKHKSFIGDNVFVGCNVNLVSPVKIGSNTFIAAGSTITDDVPDGAMAIARSRQIIKEGWIEKYNKKGEL, encoded by the coding sequence ATGGAAAATTTCAGCACTCTTGTTCTTGCAGCAGGACTTGGTAAAAGAATGAAATCAAGACATCCTAAGGTAGTTCATAAGATTTGTGGGAAAGCTATGATAGAATGGATTATTATGAATGTAAAAGCTTCAGGTTCAGATGATATCGTTGTGGTGGTTGGTCATGGTGCAGAGGAAGTGAAAGAGATTTTAAAAGATAGTGTGAAATATGCATTACAAGAAAAACAGCTTGGCACAGGACATGCTGCTATGCTTGCATTAAGTTTACTGCCAGATAAGGGAGATATAATGATTCTAACAGGCGATACCCCTCTTATTACCGCAGATAATCTAAAGGAATTTATGAAATTTCATTCCAAAAAAAATAATGCTGTCACAATTTTATCGGCTATTATTAATGACCCTGAAGGCTATGGAAGGATTATTAGAGATAAAGATGGAAATGTTATAAAAATAGTAGAACATAAAGATGCCACAGAAGAACAAAGGAATATCCATGAAATAAATTCTGGTATATACATTATAAAAGCAGAATATTTAAAGAAATCCTTAGGGCTTATAAAAAATGATAATATACAGGGTGAATATTATTTAACTGATGCCGTTGAAATCATAAAAGAAATGGGAGGAAGAATTGGAGCATTTAATGTAAAACCTGAAGAAGTAATGGGAGTTAATTCAAGGATACAACTTTCACAAGCTGAAAAGATTATGCAGATGAGAATTAATTATAAACTCATGGATAAGGGTGTTACATTAATTAACCCTGAAAATACTATTATAGGACCAGATGTGGAAGTTGGAATTGATACAATTATTTTTCCAGGCACTTTAATTGAGGGAAAGACAGTAATAGGAGAGGATTGTGAAATAGGACCAAATTGTCATATCGTTTCTTCAAGGATAGGCAACGGATGTAAAATAGAATATTCAGAAATACTTGAATCACAGCTTGGTGAAAATATCAAGGTAGGTCCATATGCCCGGATAAGACCTGATAGCATTATACATGACAATGTAAAAATGGGGAATTTCGTAGAAATCAAAAAATCCGTTATTGGCAAAGGAACAAAGGTACCCCATTTAACATATATCGGTGATGCAGAGGTTGGAAAAAATGTAAATATGGGATGTGGCTCTATTGTTGTAAATTATGATGGCAAGAAAAAACACAAGTCATTTATCGGGGATAATGTTTTTGTAGGATGTAATGTAAATTTGGTTTCGCCTGTAAAAATTGGCAGTAATACATTTATAGCGGCTGGTTCAACGATAACCGATGATGTTCCGGATGGAGCAATGGCGATAGCCAGAAGCCGCCAGATAATAAAAGAAGGTTGGATAGAAAAATATAATAAAAAAGGAGAGTTATAA
- a CDS encoding ribose-phosphate pyrophosphokinase translates to MARYGGTIKIFTGNSNPVLAKEIAENLGITLGNAEVSTFSDGEISVKIGESVRGTNVFVVQSTCAPVNNNLMELLIMMDAFKRASAYEITAVIPYYGYARQDRKAKARDPITAKLVADLITVAGADRVLTMDLHAAQIQGYFNIPVDHLLGGSILAKYFIDKELGDDIVVVSPDHGSVVRARYFAEKLNASIAIIDKRRPKANVAEIMNIIGDVKGKKAILVDDLIDTAGTLVQGAEALIEKGAKEVYACATHGVLSDHAVDKIANSPIKELIITDTIPLPESKKISNIKVKSTAPLLAEAIKRIYEGMSVSKLFI, encoded by the coding sequence TTGGCAAGGTATGGAGGTACTATAAAAATATTTACCGGTAATTCTAATCCGGTACTGGCAAAAGAAATTGCCGAAAATTTAGGAATCACCCTTGGAAATGCGGAGGTAAGCACATTCAGTGATGGTGAGATAAGTGTAAAAATCGGTGAAAGCGTAAGGGGTACAAATGTCTTTGTAGTTCAATCGACATGTGCTCCTGTAAACAATAATTTAATGGAACTTTTAATTATGATGGATGCATTTAAGAGGGCATCAGCGTATGAAATTACAGCCGTGATACCGTATTATGGTTATGCAAGGCAGGATAGAAAAGCCAAAGCAAGAGACCCTATTACCGCAAAGCTTGTGGCAGACCTCATAACTGTTGCTGGGGCTGACAGGGTTTTGACAATGGACCTTCATGCTGCACAGATACAGGGTTATTTCAATATACCTGTCGATCATCTTCTTGGAGGTTCAATACTTGCGAAATATTTTATAGATAAAGAGCTTGGTGATGATATTGTAGTGGTATCCCCTGACCATGGAAGTGTTGTAAGGGCAAGATATTTTGCTGAGAAATTAAACGCTTCAATAGCTATTATTGATAAAAGGAGACCAAAAGCCAATGTTGCGGAGATAATGAATATAATCGGTGATGTAAAAGGGAAAAAGGCGATTTTAGTTGACGACCTTATAGATACAGCAGGAACCCTTGTACAGGGAGCAGAGGCACTTATTGAAAAAGGTGCCAAAGAGGTATATGCATGTGCTACACATGGTGTATTATCAGATCATGCCGTTGATAAAATTGCAAATTCACCGATAAAAGAACTTATAATAACAGATACCATTCCATTGCCTGAGAGCAAGAAAATCAGCAATATTAAGGTGAAATCGACTGCACCGTTACTTGCAGAGGCGATAAAAAGAATATATGAGGGCATGTCGGTAAGCAAGTTATTTATATAG
- a CDS encoding response regulator transcription factor encodes MGENRKIYIIDDDRNICEIVSLYLEKEGFQTVKISNGKDALDKLHEEIPRLIILDLMLPGIDGMSLCKEIRKFSDVPVIILTAKGETFDKVLGLEIGADDYIVKPFDSKELLARVKAVLRRYEQNKEKGDYISFPELSVSLSEYKVLYKGETIELTPKELELLYFLCLHPNKVFTRDQLLENVWGYDFMGDSRTVDVHIKRLREKIGDGPNWKLSTVWGVGYKFEVK; translated from the coding sequence ATGGGTGAGAATCGTAAAATATATATTATTGATGATGACAGAAATATATGTGAAATAGTATCACTATACCTTGAAAAAGAAGGATTTCAAACGGTAAAGATAAGTAATGGAAAGGATGCTCTTGATAAATTACATGAAGAAATACCAAGACTTATAATTTTGGATTTAATGCTCCCAGGAATTGATGGGATGTCTCTTTGTAAAGAAATAAGGAAATTTTCCGATGTACCTGTTATAATACTTACTGCAAAAGGTGAAACATTCGATAAGGTTTTAGGTCTTGAAATAGGTGCGGATGATTATATTGTAAAACCTTTTGATAGTAAGGAACTGCTTGCAAGGGTAAAGGCTGTACTTAGAAGATATGAGCAAAACAAGGAAAAAGGTGATTATATTTCATTTCCTGAATTATCCGTAAGTTTAAGCGAATATAAAGTCTTGTATAAAGGTGAAACTATAGAATTAACACCAAAGGAATTAGAACTTTTATACTTTTTATGCTTACATCCAAATAAAGTTTTTACAAGGGATCAACTACTTGAAAATGTTTGGGGTTATGATTTTATGGGTGACAGTAGGACAGTTGATGTTCATATTAAAAGGCTTAGAGAGAAAATAGGAGACGGTCCCAACTGGAAACTTTCGACGGTGTGGGGTGTTGGATATAAATTCGAGGTGAAATAG
- a CDS encoding sensor histidine kinase — translation MAKNRLFKKLFITNILIILITMIILSGFFYLMFQNYYFAEKEKIMIEEGQQLNMIISGFTVGDVDVDKLNQELSVVDRLINATIWIVSRDGLIYSQSSHLEKNWVGITLSKDEIENILKGHTIIKRGYFGGRFSQPVLTVGLPLKISGSIKGAIFMHAPILEMNKTLMNIFFIMIISMVIAIFIGGILISFASKKISEPLKEMSSAALKMAKGDFSTKIQVAGDDEITDLAISFNKMSRELEQMEDVRKEFVANVSHELRSPLTTIQGYIDGIIDGTIPQDSLIKYLKIVQEETRRMSRLISGLLDITKMESGKFPLYITDFDINELIRITIIKMESRINEKRVHVKVDFDYDKNIVQGDKDKIEQVLTNLFDNAIKFSEVNGYIHVYTERKGSKLYITIHNMGEIIPEEDIEHIWDKLYKVDKSRSGNTGAGLGLYIVKNIINKHDEEIWAESKENEGTTITFTMKLKND, via the coding sequence TTGGCAAAAAACAGACTCTTTAAAAAGCTTTTTATTACAAATATACTTATAATATTGATAACCATGATAATACTTTCGGGTTTTTTTTATTTAATGTTTCAGAATTATTATTTTGCGGAAAAAGAAAAAATAATGATCGAAGAAGGTCAACAGTTAAATATGATAATTAGTGGATTTACGGTTGGAGATGTAGATGTGGATAAACTTAATCAGGAATTAAGTGTTGTTGATAGATTGATTAATGCCACTATATGGATTGTAAGCAGGGACGGGCTCATATACAGTCAGTCCAGTCATTTAGAAAAAAATTGGGTTGGCATAACATTAAGCAAGGATGAGATTGAAAATATTCTTAAAGGTCATACGATTATAAAAAGGGGATATTTTGGAGGCAGATTTTCGCAGCCGGTATTGACGGTAGGTTTGCCTTTGAAAATATCCGGAAGTATTAAAGGCGCAATATTTATGCATGCACCCATTTTAGAGATGAATAAAACATTGATGAATATTTTTTTTATAATGATTATTTCAATGGTAATTGCTATATTCATTGGAGGTATACTCATATCATTTGCTTCAAAAAAGATATCAGAACCTTTAAAGGAAATGAGTTCAGCCGCATTAAAAATGGCTAAAGGAGACTTTTCCACAAAGATTCAGGTTGCAGGTGATGATGAAATCACAGACCTTGCTATATCTTTTAATAAGATGTCAAGAGAACTTGAACAAATGGAGGATGTCAGGAAAGAGTTTGTGGCAAATGTATCCCATGAACTGCGTTCTCCATTAACTACAATACAGGGGTATATAGATGGAATAATTGATGGGACAATACCACAGGATAGTTTAATAAAATATTTAAAGATTGTTCAGGAAGAAACCCGCAGGATGTCGAGGTTAATATCAGGTTTATTAGATATTACAAAGATGGAATCAGGAAAATTTCCACTTTATATCACAGATTTTGATATAAATGAGTTGATAAGAATAACAATCATTAAAATGGAATCACGAATTAATGAGAAAAGGGTTCATGTAAAAGTTGATTTTGACTATGATAAGAATATTGTTCAAGGAGATAAAGATAAAATTGAACAGGTTTTAACAAATTTATTCGATAATGCTATTAAATTTTCTGAAGTAAATGGTTATATTCATGTTTATACTGAAAGAAAAGGAAGCAAACTTTATATAACAATACACAATATGGGGGAAATAATACCGGAAGAAGATATTGAGCATATATGGGATAAATTATACAAAGTTGATAAATCCAGAAGCGGTAATACAGGAGCAGGTCTTGGACTTTATATCGTAAAAAATATTATAAACAAGCATGATGAAGAAATTTGGGCGGAAAGCAAGGAAAATGAAGGTACAACCATTACATTTACAATGAAATTGAAAAATGATTAA